The Globicephala melas chromosome 20, mGloMel1.2, whole genome shotgun sequence genome contains a region encoding:
- the RPL23 gene encoding large ribosomal subunit protein uL14: MSKRGRGGSSGAKFRISLGLPVGAVINCADNTGAKNLYIISVKGIKGRLNRLPAAGVGDMVMATVKKGKPELRKKVHPAVVIRQRKSYRRKDGVFLYFEDNAGVIVNNKGEMKGSAITGPVAKECADLWPRIASNAGSIA; encoded by the exons ATGTCGAAGCGAG GACGTGGTGGGTCCTCTGGTGCGAAATTCCGGATTTCCTTGGGTCTTCCGGTTGGAGCCGTGATCAACTGTGCTGACAACACAG GAGCCAAAAATCTGTATATCATCTCTGTGAAGGGGATCAAGGGACGACTGAATAGACTTCCTGCTGCTGGTGTGGGTGACATGGTGATGGCCACAGTCAAGAAAGGCAAACCAGAGCTCAGAAAGAAGG TACATCCAGCGGTGGTAATTCGACAACGAAAGTCATACCGGAGAAAAGATggtgtgtttctttattttgaagataaCGCAGGGGTCATAGTAAACAATAAAGGCGAGATGAAAG GTTCTGCCATCACAGGACCAGTTGCAAAGGAATGTGCAGACTTGTGGCCCAGGATTGCATCCAATGCTGGCAGCATTGCATGA